From the genome of Sediminibacter sp. Hel_I_10:
TCACAATCTTCGATATAATGCTGACGGCTTTGGGAATAATCTATGAGCATGGATACATTCTCCCAACAATACGGACATTGAAAAAAATACTCAATCATATATTTTAAACTTTTATAAACTTTATAGTTCTAGTCTTCAACTAATGCGCAATTATTAAAATTCAACGTTAAGAAGTTGCCCTGTGAGCTGTAGCAATTGTAGTTCTGCCAACTTAGCTTCATATTTAGCTAAATTTTTACTGGTTTCTGCGTCAATGAGATTCACCTGCGCCTGTCTAAATTCTATTGAATTGATCTGACCTATATTTAATCGTTCTTTTGAGCGCTCGAGGTTATTTTTATTGGTATCTACATTTTGCGCCCTT
Proteins encoded in this window:
- a CDS encoding CPXCG motif-containing cysteine-rich protein, which codes for MIEYFFQCPYCWENVSMLIDYSQSRQHYIEDCEVCCNPIQLNISIENNEIIEFQAESIEQ